The following DNA comes from Streptomyces sp. Ag109_O5-10.
CCCCTGTCCTGACCGGAACTGACGGTCCCTGACCCGGCAAAGCACACTGTCGTGGTCGGCACCCCCGGCCCTACCATGACTGTGTGAACAGCATCGACGCATGGGTGTGGTGGCTCGTCATCGCGGCGGCGCTCGGAATTCCGCTCGTGGTGACCGCGATGCCGGAGTTCGGCATGTTCGCGGTCGGCGCCGTGGCCGCCGCAGGCACCGCAGGCCTCGGCGCGGGCACCGTCATCCAGGTGCTCGTCTTCGTCGTCGTCTCGGTCGCACTGATCGCCGTCGTCCGGCCCATCGCGAACCGGCACGCCGCCCACCGTCCCCAACTCGCCACCGGCGTCGACGCGTTGAAGGGCAGACAGGCCGTCGTACTCGAACGCGTCGACGGCGGCGCGGACGGACGGATCAAGCTCGCCGGCGAGATCTGGTCGGCGCGCGCCCTCGACCCGGGCCGTGCTTACGAAGTGGGTCAGGAAGTCGACGTCGTGGAGATCGAGGGGGCCACCGCGATCGTCATCTGACCTCGTAAGACTCAACTGAACAGAAGAGTCCCCGAGTTGCGCGTGCGTCTGTCAGACTCATCCAGCAAGATCTTCAACAACCATAAGATCTGCCGAAGCGCCGAGGCGGAGAAGGGTACGGGGAGCGACGATGGAACCGGTCATCATCGTCCTGGTCATTCTGGTGGTGTTGGTCTTCATCGCCCTGATCAAGACGATCCAAGTCATCCCACAGGCGAGCGCCGCCATCGTCGAGCGCTTCGGCCGCTACACGCGGACCCTGAACGCGGGCCTCAACATCGTGGTCCCGTTCATCGACACCATCCGCAACCGCATCGACCTGCGTGAACAGGTCGTACCGTTCCCGCCCCAGCCGGTGATCACCCAGG
Coding sequences within:
- a CDS encoding NfeD family protein, encoding MNSIDAWVWWLVIAAALGIPLVVTAMPEFGMFAVGAVAAAGTAGLGAGTVIQVLVFVVVSVALIAVVRPIANRHAAHRPQLATGVDALKGRQAVVLERVDGGADGRIKLAGEIWSARALDPGRAYEVGQEVDVVEIEGATAIVI